The DNA region ccccctctttctttctctctctctttctctccctctctttctctctctctctcctctctgttgaTCAGATCCAGACCTCCGTGCTCCTCTTGGAcgcccttccctccctctctctctccctctctttctttctctctctctttctctctctctctcttctctgtctctctttctctctccccctccatctctctctctctctctctctattgaTCAGATCCAGACCTCCGTGCTCCTCTgcttccttccctctttcttacCCCTCAGAGTCTGTCTTTCTTTGTCCGACTCTCGTCTTTTCGGTTGCTCTGACGTCACGTTCCTCGCCGTTCCCGCGGTCGATCCCGTACAGTTGGCGGCGCAGGTCCACGTCGGCTGATGACTGACCACGAGGTTGAGCGTGGGCAGCGAGGTCGTGCTGGTCACGTCTCCGTAGCCCGGCGAAGAGGCGGGAGACGGACTGTCCGCGGGGAGACTCTCGTAGCCCTTTCTCAAACCCGAATACGCCGTCCACGATGTCTTCTCTCGCCGCTTAACGACCTGGCGGATCTTCTTCCAGCCGAGGTGATTGAGCTCGAGTAAGTTCAGGAGGATACAAAACACGCCCACGCAGAACATGAACAGCAAAAATATCGTCTTTTCCGTTGGCCTGGACACGTAGCAGTCCACAGGTTGACTGCAAGGACTCGACGTACACAGGAAGTGCACGGGGACTTTGAATCCGAAGAGTTTCCACTGCGCCAAGACAAAACCGACTTCCAAAATGGCTCTCAGAATAACATGGAAGACGTAGCATTTGGACAGAACTCCTCCTGGAACGGGTTGGACCTCACCGTTGACGTCTTTTACGGCGAATGTTTGCGTCTTGTTCAGCGATTCCAGGTTCTGCAGTTGTTGGACGGTGATTCCTTCCAACGCGTCCGCCAAACTGTGTCCCAGATGTTTGTGAGACCTGATGGAGCAGCTGTCCGAATCGCAGCTCCGGTCGTACGCCTCTCTGCCGCCGTCTTTTCCCGGGTCTCGCGTCGCTCGCCGGGCGTAGTCCTCGTTGGCGTTCCGTGGCCTCGACGCGCCGTTCTGCTTGGACAAATTGTGCCAAGTGTAGATGATGAAGCAAAGAGACGGGGTGGAGACGCTTATGATGTGGAACACCCAGAATCTCGGTTGAGAGATTGGCGCGAACGTGTCGTAGCAGACCGTCGAGCACCCCGGTTGGAGCGTATTGCAGACGAACATCTCCTGCTCGTCGGTGTACACGTCTTCGGTTGCCACGGCGACGATCAGAAGCCGGAATATGACCATGACGGTTAACCAGAGGCGGCCGATCATGGTGGAGTGATGGTGAACGGCGTCCAGCAGACGTTTGAGCAAAGTCCACTCCGTCATCGTGGCCTGGGGCTGCCCGCGGCCGCGAGGAGGGACCCACTGCCTGGGGAGGGGCAGTCTGCTCGGGTCGGGTCCACCTCTCCTCCGCCGGGACGACCGCTGGAGCGAAGGTGGACGGAGGTCTTCAGGTCAGTTCATCCACCCGGTCTGGGCCTAGTCTAAAGTGCGTCTCACAGGTTCTGACAATCCTCTAATTTAAACTGAAGATTGAGATAAAAACTGCTGTGAATAGAAATGATCGTTTTGTTTACTCTAGTTacatcatggttgctaggtaacagatttccctagtgtgatgtcacgatctccaaccaggaagtaaaatttaaaacctaaaaaatggccaaactgggatttttaaaaatgttttattattttttagtcaaatcttaaatatactGATCttgaaactgtttttttttttttttgttttttttgtttttttttatttgttttattaaaattagtACTTAAAGCTGTCAGAGGCACTTAAAGTCAGTTCCTTAAGGGAGCGTTCACACCCGGTTTAGGTCTAGTCTAGTCCTtctgtagacttggtttggtcctgttctagtcctggtttggtcctgatttagtccttatctagtccaggtttagctccgggtttagtctcagtttaatcccagttttgatgtaTAAATGTGAACGCAGACGTCGTTTATGATTTGACTTTCTAACGTTTTTTGGACTGTTTGACTTGGGTTGAATTTATAATGTCCAGTGTGTCTCAGCAGTTTTAAAATACTGAAGATAACGGACCAGAACGTGACTTCAGAAACAGTCGGTCTCTTTCTGCCGGTGGTTTGTCGTCTCGTCTTTTGTCCGGCCTAAAGTGAGAACATGTCCCACTTTAATCCAGTTCGGAGCAAAGACACGgctcagtgtttttaaaagtgacTCAAAATGGCGGAATATTTAGTCTATAATTTCTCATTTCTGTCCCAGATCTTGTAGTCGTCCCTCATCGTCTCATCGTCCTGTGATTTACTGCTCTGTGTTTGTCACCGTCCAAATCTGTTTATGGAAAATCCCTGAGTAAATTCAAAACTTCCTTGGATTTACTCAAACTTCCACCAGCTCAAGTTTCTTTATCAGAGGACGATAGTTTAAAGTCTTTGCTCCGATAAtcttcaggtgtgttttgttCACTGTCTTTGCTCTGATCTCAAAAACATTCTTTTATTCACACTTTTCGTCCATATTCCAAagtccaggattaaaccaagtgtCCAGTTCATCAAGATTCTCCCAAAGTATTTCCAAGATTGTGatacttttttagttttaatttagttCCTCCACGAATCTGAATGTCAAATTTTGCAAACGTCTTAAATTTCAGCTCATTccttctgtataaaaacaaaaaacaagctcTCGTCTTTGGTTCCAAAAAAAATTCCTTATATTCCCAATTTCTTCAAACTGTAAAATTCCCAAAATTTGCTTTAAAAATCTTTCcaaaacttaaattaaaatatttctctCTTCATTAACtcctctgtttttaatgttttcccATAAAAACACGTCAGTTTATTCTCAGCATTTTCCAACTGTGATCAACTTCCAAAGTGTTCCCAAAAAAATTCCCAAAACTTAAATCTTTCAAATCTTTCACTTGTCCATTAACTCCTCTGCACGGCACTTTGTCCAGGGTTTAAATTGTTTCTTACGTCGTCCCAAAAATTACTTATGTATATTCTGAACTTCTTCCAACTTCCAAAATGTTCCCCAAATATTCCCAAAACGTAAATCTTTCAAATCTTTCTCTCGTCCATTGACTCCTCCGTGTCTTACGTTGTCcagtatttcttttttatcCTGTCCCTAAAAAAAAACTTCTATAAATTCTCAACTTCTTCCAATCACCTTCCAAAAAGTTCCCAAAAAATTCCCAAAAATTAATTCTTTCCAATATTTGTCTGTTCCATTAACTCCTTGGTTCCTTACATTACCCACAGTCTTCTTCTTGGGATCCAAACATTTCTCAACATCGTCCAACTATGAGAAACGTCCAAAAAGTCCCAAAATAATCCCCAAACTCCAAATCCATGAACTGGTCTGCTCCGTacgttctcctctctcttgtgtcCAGTCTGGTTCCTCGTTCGCTGttcggaggaggaggaggaggatatgTTTGGAGAGAGCCAGACCATCCCGAGCAGATAAGGCCACTTGACACGAGGGACTTGGCTCGGTCGGGACGCTCTTGTCTCGGGCCCGTTTTAAACCAGGAGACAGAGACATCGTCCTCTTGAGATATGGAGCTCTTTAGCGATTAGCCGCGCTCCAGCTAATGCGCTCCTTTAATAGAGACACGTGTGAAAGTGGCCGACGGATTAGAGCCACTCACCGGACGAAAACGCACGGAAGACGACCAAATTTAAGAGTTTacggaaaaaaacatgaaagaaatgtctcaggctgtgtccaaatgtccacgcTATTCCCTACAGGAgtcatgtttatataaatgcacatcgctaacctgttagccgccgccgcgtttcaaacaggaagtgatcacgggcgcacttcctgctccattgattcttgtcattttggtgttaaatgttcggATTAAACTGCTCAACATGAtcctttttttgtcttttttttagttactttgatgttgtttttattttgaggggcttgtgtttcttcttcttcttcttcttgttattattttgttttttttaaagggttttttttagtttattttctttattttcttttttaatttttttttttctattttgagttttctttaatttttttgttattttgagttgggttttttgttatttttattataatttttttttttttttttgagtttattttctgtattatttttttttagctattttgagggtttttgtttgttttttgttattttgagttgggtgttttttattattattttttgttattttgagggttttttgttatttttattgtaattttttttagttgttttaagtgtattttcttaaatttgttttagctattttgagttttttttatttttttatttttttattttgagttgggtttcttttgttattttgagtaaattttttgtttttgttaaacagcgccccctctgtcctctctctgtctctgctgcttcagactcattctggtcttaaatgttcgtattaaccctctacatgatcctggggtttttatttcactattgtgtctgtaaatcaagatctgaacattaataacagacaaatcaggtccttctgtccccgaggtcgctcctgttagcgttagcaacaggtttgattgacagcgttgctaagcgcccactctcTGCTAACCCGGCGGTGCaaacgggaaggggcgttaccttcaacatccttgctcctgattggctctttggttgctatgatactcgtggtcagaattacaaataaagaactctgctccaaattagccgctataaccgttagcctcgatgagcttcatgtggagccagacgctgtggtgacgtcgtGGTCACTTCCTCGTTCTGTCGCGGCAGAGCCTTGTCCGTGTTGTGTTTGAAGTAAAGGTGGTCTTTATCTCCTCGCACAGAAGTTTGATCCTCCCTGACGTTTCAAGGGTCTTTTTTTTAAGCACAGATAAGACGACAGCAGTGACCATACAGGAGCGGCGACCGGAGGGGAGGGGCGACCGGAGGGGAGCGGCAACATTAGGGGAGCGGCGACATTAGGGGAGCGGCGACCGGAGAGGAGCGGCGACATTAGGGGAGCGGCGACCGGAGAGGAGCGGCGACCGGAGGGGAGGGGCGACCGGAGGGGAGGGGCGACCGGAGGGGAGCGGCGACATTAGGGGAGCGGCGACCGGAGAGGAGCGGCGACCGGAGGGGAGGGGCGACATTAGGGGAGCGGCGACCGGAGAGGAGCGGCGACCGGAGGGGAGGGGCGACCGGAGGGGAGCGGCGACCGGAGAGGAGCGGCGAccggagaggaagaggaggggcgaCCGGAGAGGAGCGGTGAGAGGAGCGGTGACCGGAGGGGAGCGGTCACAACACGCGACGATGGACAAGACAccagtgaattggagccagagtcgacggagcaggaagtgcgcccatgatcacttcctgtttgtagcgcggcggcggctaacaggttagctctgtgcatttatataaacagactatgaAGGAGAAACTCTGTACGTGACTTTGTTCTCACCTGTTCACTGCGACTCATTTTAAACCGCGTCGTCCTCAAAGGtcacgtgtttttttttctgaggtTTTAACCACGATATAAAAaaccaaaaggtaaaaaaacgcAGAACATTTCGTACTCGTGATATATACAGATTCAGCaaatattttaaagattttctAAAGCCCTGTGTTGGtttaacttcctgtttataaGTTTAGGACTAATAGGAAATAATCATTTGCCTGAACGTCACGAGGAGACGACATGTTGATGAGTTTTGACGAGCAGCGGCGGCGACTTTTATGGGCTGGACCTTAAtaaaaatatcatgttttttttttagaattgatTAAAAGCGAAAGGCCACGGATTTCAGAAACTAAACTCCAACCTGTTTCTGACGCTTTACGTGAGTGTAGTatcaaaacacagagaaagtatctgttgtatttgtgtatttgaagGATCGAGGTCAGAAaaactgtttgtgtttcagatttatttttgaaaatcctCGTGTTTGCCGTGACAAAACCTGTAcagatgtaaataaaagtttataaaCACAAACCTATCAGTAAATACAAGTCTATGCGGCGAGTTGTTTTCACTGTAGACCCCGCCTCTGGCCAGTAGGGCGCGCTAAAGACACAATGACGTCAACTACGATTCACACCGgcagaagtgaagggaaaacAGGATCATTTGGATATAATTTGAAACTATTTAATGATATTTTGACACGTGATTCCACAAGAAAAGCTGTGTTAAAATCATCTCAATCCTTGTGGATTTTACGGATCTacgtcgttatttgttgaaatTTTTGTGACACAGCACGAGTCACACGTGTGTTTTTCGGGTTTACAGATTCGGAGGAAACTTCTACACGCGACACggtaacattaaactttcatattgtcctgcgggccgcaaaatatcgtctcgcgggccgcaattgacCCCGGGGCCGCAGGTTTGAGATTCCTGCTTTAAAGTAAAAACTGACGGAAcggaaataaaacatttacagtgCGTTAATGAATAATCGTTTGACTTTAAATGTCAGAATGAATGTGTAAAGTTCCGTGAAAATGAGTTTTTTTCTTCCGTTTCTTGGTGTTTCTGCTCAGACCTGGAGCCCGACACGTTTTAATTCACTTCTGACCCGAGTGTGACGCGTCTAAACGTCCAGACAG from Periophthalmus magnuspinnatus isolate fPerMag1 chromosome 3, fPerMag1.2.pri, whole genome shotgun sequence includes:
- the gjd6 gene encoding gap junction protein delta 6, which codes for MTEWTLLKRLLDAVHHHSTMIGRLWLTVMVIFRLLIVAVATEDVYTDEQEMFVCNTLQPGCSTVCYDTFAPISQPRFWVFHIISVSTPSLCFIIYTWHNLSKQNGASRPRNANEDYARRATRDPGKDGGREAYDRSCDSDSCSIRSHKHLGHSLADALEGITVQQLQNLESLNKTQTFAVKDVNGEVQPVPGGVLSKCYVFHVILRAILEVGFVLAQWKLFGFKVPVHFLCTSSPCSQPVDCYVSRPTEKTIFLLFMFCVGVFCILLNLLELNHLGWKKIRQVVKRREKTSWTAYSGLRKGYESLPADSPSPASSPGYGDVTSTTSLPTLNLVVSHQPTWTCAANCTGSTAGTARNVTSEQPKRRESDKERQTLRGKKEGRKQRSTEVWI